A section of the Hippea sp. KM1 genome encodes:
- the mgtE gene encoding magnesium transporter: MAKEHVETRMILQTVRKFIRKEATDNVAKILKKLHPADIAKVVQNLAPDERAFAIKAIDNLELKAEAIEYLDDYTIAAEILEQLPPQNAAKIIQSISVDKAVDILEELDEEFADEVYKYLDDKFKEEINSLSRYPEDTAGGIMNPDFFAIDKDITVKEALDKIRKASKEKKIIYVYVIDKFGHLIGVVTLRALITADENEKIENITNTNIISVRTDMDQEEVAKLVEKYDLLCVPVVDNKNRLVGIITVDDIIDVIREETTEDIYKLIGTSEEEFEEKNILNIIKYRAPWLIMSLIGESISGSVLKFFDGTLKTAISLSFFMPLIMALGGNTGQQSQTIVVRALALGKFDESGIWIIIKRQIKTAISIGLLFAILGFFMALVFQKNPYLAVVVGSSLFMSMFLSTMIGALLPLGLKKLNVDPAVAASPFISAMNDIMGLLIYLSIATLTIRYFGVKL; the protein is encoded by the coding sequence ATGGCAAAGGAGCATGTCGAGACCCGAATGATACTCCAGACGGTAAGGAAGTTTATTCGCAAAGAGGCCACCGATAATGTGGCAAAGATACTAAAAAAACTCCACCCAGCCGATATAGCAAAGGTTGTCCAAAATCTGGCCCCCGATGAGAGGGCGTTTGCCATAAAAGCCATAGATAACCTCGAACTGAAGGCAGAGGCCATAGAGTATTTAGACGATTACACCATCGCAGCAGAGATACTGGAGCAGCTCCCGCCTCAAAATGCAGCCAAGATCATACAGAGCATATCTGTGGATAAGGCTGTGGATATTTTAGAGGAACTGGATGAGGAGTTTGCCGATGAGGTCTATAAATACTTAGACGACAAGTTCAAGGAAGAGATAAACAGCCTGTCGAGGTATCCGGAGGATACCGCAGGCGGCATCATGAATCCGGACTTCTTCGCCATCGACAAGGACATCACTGTAAAAGAGGCCTTAGACAAGATAAGAAAGGCCAGCAAGGAGAAGAAGATAATCTATGTCTATGTTATAGATAAATTCGGCCACCTAATCGGCGTTGTCACATTGAGGGCCCTAATTACGGCCGATGAGAACGAAAAGATAGAAAACATCACAAACACAAACATCATCTCGGTCAGAACAGACATGGATCAGGAAGAGGTGGCAAAGCTGGTTGAAAAGTACGACCTGCTGTGCGTGCCTGTTGTGGACAATAAAAACAGGCTTGTGGGTATAATTACGGTCGATGACATCATCGATGTTATCCGCGAAGAAACAACCGAGGACATCTACAAACTAATCGGTACCTCTGAGGAGGAGTTTGAAGAAAAAAACATACTCAACATAATAAAATACAGAGCCCCCTGGCTCATTATGAGCCTGATTGGTGAGTCGATTTCAGGAAGCGTTCTTAAGTTCTTTGACGGAACGCTAAAAACCGCCATATCGTTATCCTTTTTTATGCCGTTAATCATGGCGCTTGGTGGCAACACCGGACAGCAGTCGCAAACAATCGTTGTCAGGGCGCTGGCACTCGGTAAATTTGACGAAAGCGGCATTTGGATAATCATAAAAAGACAGATAAAAACGGCCATCTCGATAGGCCTTCTGTTTGCCATTCTTGGTTTCTTTATGGCGTTGGTGTTTCAGAAAAACCCGTATTTAGCCGTTGTTGTGGGATCTTCGTTGTTTATGTCAATGTTTTTATCCACGATGATAGGCGCACTTTTGCCCTTAGGCTTAAAAAAGCTCAATGTCGACCCGGCAGTTGCCGCAAGCCCGTTTATTTCGGCCATGAACGACATAATGGGGCTTTTGATATATCTATCCATAGCAACGCTAACAATAAGGTATTTCGGGGTTAAGCTATGA
- the era gene encoding GTPase Era: MFKSGFVAIIGKPNVGKSTLLNLLIGEKIAIVSPKPQATRKSVRGILNGEDYQVIFVDTPGVHESEKKLNQVMKKYIDEALEDFDLAVVMTDNHGEIDEVLEEYLSKIKEKSKKAILIINKTDLMNKEQIEQIKSSFTSRADFEEIIETSLISAPDAKEKILKAILKLLPEGPKYYEDDIISTETERFIIAEIIREKVMNNVAKEIPYHIAVTVEEMKYRQEKDLYYIKANIIVERRAHKMIIIGEGGKKIKEIGKQARQDIEAFLGTKVYLELWVKIKEHWTKKEALIKEYIDPRF; this comes from the coding sequence ATGTTTAAGTCTGGATTTGTCGCAATTATAGGAAAACCCAATGTAGGAAAATCAACACTCCTAAATCTATTGATAGGCGAAAAGATCGCCATAGTATCGCCCAAACCACAGGCAACAAGGAAATCGGTCAGGGGTATTTTAAACGGTGAGGACTATCAGGTTATATTCGTGGATACACCCGGTGTCCATGAATCAGAGAAGAAGCTAAATCAAGTGATGAAAAAATACATAGACGAGGCGTTAGAGGATTTCGATTTAGCCGTCGTGATGACAGACAACCACGGCGAAATCGACGAGGTGCTTGAGGAATACCTATCCAAGATAAAGGAGAAAAGCAAAAAGGCTATACTCATCATAAACAAAACGGATCTCATGAACAAGGAGCAGATAGAACAGATAAAATCAAGCTTTACATCGAGGGCGGATTTTGAAGAAATCATAGAGACATCGCTTATCAGCGCACCCGATGCAAAGGAGAAGATTCTAAAGGCGATCTTAAAGCTCTTACCGGAAGGCCCCAAATATTACGAGGACGACATAATAAGCACAGAAACCGAGCGGTTTATAATAGCCGAGATAATACGAGAGAAGGTCATGAACAATGTGGCAAAGGAGATACCATACCACATAGCCGTAACCGTTGAGGAGATGAAATACAGGCAGGAAAAGGACCTATATTACATAAAGGCGAATATTATCGTTGAAAGAAGGGCGCATAAGATGATCATCATCGGAGAGGGCGGAAAGAAGATTAAAGAGATAGGAAAACAGGCCAGACAGGATATAGAGGCATTCTTAGGAACAAAGGTGTATCTGGAGCTGTGGGTAAAGATAAAGGAACACTGGACAAAGAAGGAAGCCCTGATCAAAGAATACATAGACCCGAGGTTTTAA